In a single window of the Anaerocolumna cellulosilytica genome:
- a CDS encoding carbohydrate ABC transporter permease — protein MKYKNMNYTKKLNKIRKKSSGMRRKEERAAWLFLLPSITGIFLFVLLPFADVIRRAMFDSMGKNFLGLDNFKLVLKNEAFRLAMGNTIRFLATCLPLLLLVSLIMAFLLYSQKKYAEFFKTSFLLPMAIPVASVVLLWKLLFHKSGLLNILFLTLGKPKIDFMNTRSAFVILIISYIWKNAGYNMILWLTGLNGIDISLYEAAGVDGAGTFSKFRYITLPQLIPTISMLCILSFVNSFKVFREAYLISGDYPHKSIYLLQHLFNNWFTNLDMQKMCAGAVICVVFCLVLILLFRKIDREV, from the coding sequence ATGAAATATAAAAATATGAACTATACAAAAAAACTTAATAAGATAAGAAAAAAAAGTTCCGGTATGAGAAGAAAAGAGGAAAGGGCAGCCTGGTTATTTTTATTACCAAGTATAACAGGTATATTCCTATTTGTACTGCTGCCCTTTGCAGATGTAATCAGGCGCGCTATGTTTGATTCCATGGGCAAGAACTTTTTAGGGCTTGATAATTTCAAACTGGTCTTAAAAAACGAAGCTTTTCGACTGGCCATGGGCAACACTATAAGATTCTTAGCCACTTGTCTGCCTCTGTTACTTCTGGTTTCACTTATAATGGCTTTTCTATTATATAGCCAGAAAAAATATGCTGAATTTTTTAAGACTTCCTTTTTACTGCCTATGGCAATCCCCGTAGCGTCTGTTGTATTACTCTGGAAACTGCTTTTTCACAAAAGCGGATTATTGAATATCTTGTTTTTGACTCTTGGGAAACCGAAGATAGATTTTATGAATACAAGAAGTGCTTTTGTAATACTGATTATTAGCTATATATGGAAGAATGCTGGTTATAATATGATTTTATGGCTAACTGGTTTAAATGGGATAGATATATCTCTTTATGAGGCTGCGGGAGTGGACGGAGCAGGAACCTTTTCTAAATTCCGCTACATTACATTACCCCAGCTCATACCGACAATATCAATGCTGTGTATTTTATCTTTTGTGAATTCATTTAAGGTATTTCGGGAGGCGTATCTAATATCGGGAGACTATCCTCACAAAAGTATCTATTTGTTGCAGCATTTATTTAATAACTGGTTTACTAACTTAGATATGCAGAAAATGTGTGCGGGAGCAGTAATATGCGTCGTCTTTTGCTTGGTTTTGATTTTACTGTTTCGGAAAATAGACAGGGAAGTATGA